Genomic DNA from Anthonomus grandis grandis chromosome 2, icAntGran1.3, whole genome shotgun sequence:
TTTTTGCAGTTATTTTCATCGGAAATTGGTAGAAAAGCACACAAATTAAGAGCAAAGCATCCAGTTCTTTATTTTTCACCACAAATTTTGACTAGGCAAGTTTTTACTATGTAAAAATGTCTCcatgttggttttcttcagttttcttaattttatgaaagtttttctaagactaacatataaattaaagttCATCATGAATTTCATTTTGTCATCAACTGAAGTTAGATCACTAATACACTTTCCAGAAAGTACTTATTAATAGTGCCTCATTGGTTTTGCATGAATtgacattttttcctttttaggCAATGTCTGAAAAGTATGCATGTGTAAGTATAGTAATTTACTTctataattacttaaaaattattattacatagtataaacttaattagataataTGAAAGAGTGATGGCAGCATTGACTTTATATTGATATCCTGAAGAGTAACTTAGGGTGAATATGCCAGTagtcattttctaaaacaaaaaaaccatctCAATTAAACTTTTGTTAGCAGACAACTACTGGATGAGACGGAAAATTAATCATATACCAGTAATCAGACAGTTTTCATAGAGGTAaataaatggtttaaaattgaaaaagtatgGCCGGTTACTGGCTgaactaaataaaacatattttatatccttaaaaaaaaagatagaaaaatatatatcattttaaattagaaaaagacGAACATATTTTTACTTCATTTCACCAGAAGCCGGATATGTATCCCACAACTGCAGGTTTCGCTTTTTATTGTTCTAGTAGCCAGACACCTTATTTTTTGcttgtcatttttaaaaaaaatataaaaaaatacttttttctagTACTTTTATCTGTTATAAACATGATAACattataaaatctaataaaaattcacCTACACTGATTTTACTTATCTTTATAGTGTACTTGATCTCAACcaatttatcaaatatttttaattcacaaCACAATATCAACTTCGAACTTGCCCAAACTAATGAAGAACTGAACTGTAAGTGATGTCATAAGATGAAGCAAAAATAGTTAAATTCTATttctaaattctaattttagacTGCAATAACTCTAACAATCATTTGTCAATACATAGAGTGctgaaatcttttaatttaactttgcATGTTGACCAACCTACTCGCATCACTGCTAATTCAGCATCACTTTTAGATTATGTTTGCTCTACGCTCTGTGAAACGCAGGTTGCATGTAGAATTGTAAATGCCGGGTTGTCTGATCATGAGGCCGTATTATGTTCCTTTCttctaagtgaaaaaaaatgtacctcaagaaaaaaaaaatgcggaaGGTTGTTCACTAGAAAAAATTTCTGTAAGtttaaagaatgttgtaatTCAATAGACTGGAATAGTATCATACTAACAATGGTGATCCTTTTGAGAGTTTCCATTCAACTTTAGTGGATGTTTTTGAGTCAACTTTCCCCATGGTGACAATTAGGGAATAAAGGAGAAGACCCTGGTATAGCAGAGGTCTATTAGTTTCTGGTAAAAATCTTCAGTGTTTGCACTACATAAGAAAGTTTGCCCTGGACAACTCCAAATTCCTATCCTACTTTAATAGATATCGCAAAATTTACGGCGATACagtgaaattggcaaaaaacttatactactcaagtaaattaaaccaatcaagaaataagtctagagagtcttggaaaattgttaatgacttaCGAGGAGAACGTGGGAACCCTTTGGTTTCTAATAGCACGGTGTCGGCCGAAACACtcaatcattttttccagggtGTTGCTTTGGGTCTATCAATATTATTGCCTCAGGCTGTTAGAGATCCGCGCTCATACTTACACAACATTAAGGtgcctgaaacatttttctttagaccaacagattctagtgaaataatggaagctctatcctcaatgaaaaataagaactcctctggatgggatgggctgtcactaaaggtcctaacagcgctaccgctaccaacccttgattctttggctgaggtgttaaatgtttcactttcaaGTGGGTCCTCATTTACTCAAGGATGCCTtgattataccattatttaaggctggaaactatgatgacccatcaaatttcagacCCATAGTCCTGCTTCCCACTCTTGGCAAGCTTGTAGAaagattggtaaaaactaggatgatggaatttctgaaatggcataatgttcttaaccatcagcaatttggattccggatgaaactgggtacatctgatgctattttcaattttttggagagtctgtacatggggttgaacgctggggagagtgcggcgccggtgttctgtgacttatctaagttcaaatttcaaattcaaattcaaatagtttattgtccaacaggaaaattcccaattacaagacaatcgaaataattaaaattaaaatagtacaagttataagcaccttaaataagtagtacaaaaaaataatataaaaaaataatatagagtgatgacaaaatttaaaatttagaacaaTAGCATAATTCTAAGAACATAAGGCACACTAACCAAATGATacaatcacagaaaaataatcagatatcattcaaattaagagaggaacacacccttttttaaaaacatattcagtgCTGCTAAAGATGTTGACATCTATAGCATTCATCTGATTATACCATGTACAAGCACGGCACAGTGGAGCTTTGCTGGACAGATTTGTTAAGTTAAGAGAGGGATAAAATACATGGTGCCTCCTTGTATTGGCAGGAGGAACAAATAGAGGTAGCCTCTCTAAGAGCTcagaacaatcaattttattattgcaaagtttatataaaaatatctggctagagagaatagtattttgctttagtgACAAATAGTTGAATCTATTCAGCAGGTACTCCTGTTCCACACCTCTTACTGGATATACTCCATCCAACCTAACagaaagtaattttaagaatctgcgctgtacatactccagtctgttaacatgaacatcatagatggggaaccacaacatagagccatacattattttagactttactaatgaattgtacaatacagtcaagctggatatattcttaaattgagaagtggaccttactataaacccgagggattttaaggctgaaccAGTGACCTGTGCTACATGCTGGTTGAATGTGAGCCTCTTATCTACTTCAATGCCCAAATCCTTCACTGAAGAACAGTCTAGCAACTGAGAACCACTCAATATATATGGGTATAAAATCTCTTCATGAAGAATGGAAATTAAGGCGTTTGACTGTGTgagtcacagaatactgctgcagaagctagaaacctatggattcagaggagttgctctcgactggtttcgttcttacctatctggaaggacacaaagggtattctttgacaatgatatgtcatcctGTCCGGATATGGATGCtggtgtaccccagggttctattcttggaccaatattgttcctgctatatgtcaatgatatctctcaaattccaattaggggcaaatttacaacattactttggcatgacactgacaccaagagaTTAGGGAATAtcattgatgaagatttaattcttgtaaagtcatggtgtgaatctaatagattaacttttaatatttctaaaactaatattttaacttttaaatgtaaccttggaactgtcactttgcaaaattaaacaataagtccttctgaaacatgcaaatttttgggcctgacgattgataagcaattaaaatttgaaaatcatatctcctctttaatAGGGAAGatatcatccaactgttatgctattagagtaataacacattctctgggacttgatgtggccaaaattgcctaccatATACTCTTATTGAGTCTCATCTCAGATACagtattgtgttttggggtgtgtgctctcagtatttgttcagctctctatttattttgcaaaaaaaaagactttttagaaggctttttaaccacctacccctttatataaggccaataaattgtgaaaaacgttttaggaaaaatataaagaaacttttgcttgctaaagcattttattctctagacgagtttttaaatacaattttttgacagtgaagagtttTGCGCAGCGTAATGTGCATTCTTTCTACCCTTTCTTTGGGtatgttctatattctatgtatgtaagaattgttaaaatttttatatttttgtaaaagattatgtggtcaactatctttaaggttttatataatgctttgttaataacagatgatgttacgtaacaataaagctatttttgactttgactttgacttgatTATTggtcattgtttttttttgcatgtcCAGCTTACCGGCATATTCACCCTAAACCAGCTATGAGACGTAAAATTAATTCACTGAAGGCTCAAGATTTTTGGGTCAAACTTAACCTAACTAAAATTGTTATAAtggtataaataatacaaaagaaaaatatttgttcttGTCATATCAAGTATCTATCAAATATAAAGTGAAAGTTATAGGTACCATTTTTCATATAAACTAATGATTCAATTTTTAAGTCAATCTAAGCATGTTCAGGCTATCAATATAAACTTAGTCAATAGAAGAATCTTAAGCATTCCCTAATATAAGAACAATGTTTTAGGTTGGTTCAAACAATCCTACCCCAGAACATGATGAAGAACTAGGACAACAAATTATGATGGCTGAAGGGGATGAACATACTataattttaggtaaaatatCACCCTGTGATGCCCCTTTTACAAAGTAATATTCATTGTTTTAGATCCAAGTGATCCTGCATATGCTTTGCATAGGGCTCAccataaaaagtccaaaaagaagaagaaaaagaaggatAAGAACAAAGACAGGGATCGTGACAGAGAAAGGCGACACAAGCACCACCATAAAGACAAAAAACGGAAGAGGGATGAAATGGAAGATGAGGGTAATGCACCtggtatatttcaaaaaaaaaatctatgaatCAAATAATTGTCTCTTTTAATTGCAGATTTGGAGACATCTTCAGGAGGATTTCCTCTTCTAGGCTCACCCAGTAATGCAAGAGAACCTCGAACATGTGTGatcaaaaaaattcaagagaaaGCACCATTAGCCAAGGCTCTAGATCAACTTTTGACTTTGCTTGAGAAAAAAGATCCACAGAATTTTTTTGCTTGGCCAGTCACAGATGCTTTTGCCCCAggatattcaaaaattattagtaaaccTATGGATTTTAGTACTATGAGACAAAAGATTGAGGAGAACCAGTACAATCACTTGAAGGTACAATACTATATTGTATATACATATAGCATAGCATCAGAAAAGGATGTGATAGGCCTatatagcttcacatcatcagcaaacattggcacacgacaattttcaagtttccaaactaaatcaatcaaaaagaggcaaaacaaaacagggcctgagtgagagccctgtggcactccagatggcaccaaaatttgaggggaacatgtacctccaagataTGATTATCAAATGAATGTTTAACAAGTAGCTGTATAAGTAATTTTAGTTTTCTAAATCAACGTCCCGCCCCTACCGTGGTATTTAATTGTCTTACGCAAATTTTTGTGCAgttcaaaaatatttcctaaaatatagatctttataaataaaatcttttaatattttccctaatacatcataaataaaattaaacgtgaCTTTCTTTTTCAGGAATTTACAGAAGATTTTCACCTTATGTGCGATAACGCGATGAAATACAACCACACTGACACAGTTTACTATAAAGCCAGCAAAAAGCTACTTCTTGCGGGCCAAAAAATTTTACAGCCTGAAAAATTAGGTTGGCTACTCCAGGTACGATTCGTTCACCTACAATTTATATGCTGTGCCaatcaaatttctttaaagGTCTCCCCAGAACTCACAGAAGCCGAATTAGGATTTGAAGTGACCGCGGAGATGAGAGCTTCGGCGGGCAGACCTGAAGATACTGACGGATGTGTAAAAGTCGAGGCGAAAGAGCCACCGACTTCTGAAGAGgtagtttttaacaaaaaaatatttggtggGTTTCTAAGATATTCGTTTCAGATTTTGGCTCAAGCAAAAGCAGCCGCCCGTCACGCCAGAGCTCGCCTAAAGGGTTACGGTCCCTCTATGGGTTATTTGAGACCGCGCAGAGACGGATCTGCCCAATTGTCCATTTTGGTCGGCAACAATTTGGGAAAGAAGAAAGGAGTTGCTCCACTTGGGTCTATTGTAGGACGTTTGTCGGATGGGACGGCACATTTACAggtaaattttgttatttacatgttttttgtgtttttcatttattagttattttatttttattattaataacaaatcaTCTTTTATTAATCACGCATATTTGAATACAAATGGCGAAGTTTAGCTTTAGGCTACTCTTACAGATAACCATTCCTATTCtaaatcaaagaaaaactgaATAGTTTACATAATTCCTAATGATAAAAGTATTCTACtaagtattttttaacttttctctcaaatatataagaatatttGACGATAACAACtttgagttacttattatattgggtattacgtcacttatagcaaaaatcaatttagaaatttttatcttacacgctcaaaaattgaaaagaagaagaaattagacttattcacgtatttaaaagaaatatgaactcaaatctgtaacgataccgttcgatatacttaatttaatttaagttcaataagttttaaatttaataatttacttgaggtataatagatttttttatatacctaggagctgaggttcaatctattaatctttgagctcgtttcttctttttaatatcctacctaactttgttatgaatattaaaattaaaaaacgatagaaaacaacaagaagacctacttttttaaaaaatacctaatttgacccaacgtttcggtagttatatctactaccgttatcaaggtaattaaaattaaattaaattaaaaataaaatatacttatttttccaattttcagcTATGtagtatcatcaaaatttcttcctaattcgaaaatactttttttatatgatttgacggtttattaatagtttgacaaactattttgaaagataacaaaaatttcaaaggttacttctttaaaattaaaggggtgtgatcttaatgtaaattaatcatagaaaatatatgaatatcaaatattttaaatcattaattaattttgagaataccctaatctacctctctctttaggaaaggaatccatgtattatgaaaatcaaccgaacaagtagctaagcatttatcttcatttaacattataaatgcactttcctttagcttacgtaattttgaaattggttcctttgctaaaattgaggaagcattccagtttattctatggttattttcaaatgcatgttgtgtaagtAATTTATATGTTTGTTCACgacagatacagggtgtaccaaaatatttcaataccaatttttaaggttagtgGTTTTAATAACAATTGAAGTTATGACccatttattttgaatttgataggaatttaaattattaaaggaagaaagaaatataaaacaatattttcagtttcgtgtttgtgacccaatatcttcaatattgcggagggttgttgggtggggtcagaaataaattgttgattctagtttgcccacaataacacctacaatttagcCCATGTTATATATACCCAGAATAATTTACTTTCCAAATGAAATATAATAGGTTGAGACTGTAACGagaaattaaattgtttacatatttgttttataaaatgtttacaaaaatttacatataaatCTATGGTGAAATtctattatattcattatttgaatttttcaaattattcttTCCACCAAAACCTGCGAGTCAAAAATTTGATTCCTGAGTCATAAaatcatttgtttattttgaggGAAGGAGGCAGAGGAACCATCCCTCTCTAGGCCGATAGTTTCATTTTTCCCgctttccttaaaaaaaattaaataaaagcagcagtaaaataaagatatttgtatcctatttataaatattttgatttctcatcaattttcataaaatacgGTTCAATTAAGAATAAAAGTCATAACTGCAATTGATATTATTCCACTGCTACATACCcataaaaaattccaatattatgcatgttttttaactttttttattttatcatgaCAACAGTTATTTTGTATAACTTGCAGTCGATTTTCTGTAACTAAATCTAAACATAATACactatattacaataataaaaaattggcaaaactaGAGATTTACATAGTTTTTTCCTACTCTTAAAGTCCGAAATAAATCTGTTAGCATAAAGAACTTTCATTTTCacataacttttttaaactaaCCTCCTCACATGGTCCCTGAACCTTAATGCAGTATCAATAACAAGCCCTAAGCTCTTCGGATATGTAGAAAATCCCAAATTTGTTTCACCCAGTTTTAAATGCAACCTAGCAGTTATCTTTGTTTTTCTGCACAAAATAGAAGTACCTCTGTCAGGATTTatctttaagttatttatttattgaattacaGTATCAACAGCCATAGAGGCCAATTACAGATACCATCTATAATATGTACTCTAAAATGAAATCCAAATATAATATTAGCATATAAATGTACAATGCacctaataaaaaacttaaaatatttcctataatctatattatataagtatttacAACTACCCacatttagagaaaaaaaaaatcacatatttatattatcacaTATCATTCCTGAGACTCaatgtcaataatttttgtaaaatgtcttAAAATCTGTAATAGCAATGTCAgaggcataaatattaaaataatcacaCATTGTATGTATTGGTGAGTTCTTGTATATGTTTGTTCTAGGACAATCAAGAtgaaaaatttttctttgtCTGGTATTACCAACATTAATAAAGAATGGCAACATTGCCATAATTTGAGGAGCATCAatcttatttgtcaaaattttataaatgtacaCTAGAGATGTTTTAATGCGCcgattttctatttattttttatccgaTTTTCTAGGGATAATATTTTCAGAAGCAAATTATGGTTATAACCTTGTTCGGGATAATATCcaaatctcttaaaaaaaacatatattttaaaaatttgcggTGTACACGCTCTATGGTTTTAATTCAGACGTCATATTGTGAAGACCAAAAATTATGCTTTCATATTCTAACCTCGGTAAAACCAGACTATCAAACAGTTTTAAACAACACTCAACATTAAAGTTTTTGGCAGTTTTAATAAGGAAACCCATTATTTTGTGTGCCTTAAGTTATGATAAAAAATGTCACGTAGTCTGGTTATGCTTTTTTacttattaggttttttattttacaaaattgaacCACACGCCAAACTTGTCGCATAGCGCGTTATATGccatgtattttctttttagactGTATATTTCGACTAACAGCCCCATTTTTAAGTAGTAAGGTAGTACCCCATTAAGGTAGTTTACGAATAGCTGCAAATTTTATGCACCTATTTAAAACCCTTACAGATCTTTTAGAAAATCCTATAaaagcactttttattttaaagtaaaagaaacaacaaaattaCAGTAAAACTAAACCACTTTATTTACTAACATAATAAGCTAAGCAAATTACAACTGCATACCTTGaaaaacttcaaataaaactagagTTTCTTTGTAACAACTAACTATTACCTAAAAAATTCTATTACTGCCCCATTTCATAGTAGCACTAGATGGTTTGGTATCTACTTAcctctaaatttatttcatatgcgCGATTTAGTAAAATAGCAGTCcgtttcagcattttttcaaaatttgaattaaatcaCTCAAAAAACGTCAGTTGATATTTCCTAGCTAAGTTCGGTAAATGCATCTGCGagaaaaatgatcaaaatttgacaaatatcaCATGATATATTACTTATTTTTCGGTACCATATCACGTGACTTATAGCAAATAGGTTTATTTAATGCAAGAtaccaaaagaaaaatatctcGCATGAAAAAGATACTTTGTCAGAAAATTAGTGTTTTTGAAATCTGGGATAGTGCAAAACTAGAAGCACAATCAAATTATAATGATCAACTATGAACGCAAACAAATTTCTGTATTCGGGCACATTAATCTGGATAAAACCTTAAGTATGAGGTAATTATCTGAAGTTTCCGGCGTCTCCCGTGTAtaagaagtattttaaaattactccaCGAACTAAATGAGGATAATAATAACCGACGACTTTAATACTTCAAAAATATGAGTGAAAGATGCATTTTTTACATGGATTAATTAATCGACACGAATATAGATATTGGAGCGATTCAAATCCGCATTTGTATAGAGAAGCCAACACTCAATATGCAGAAAAAATGAATGTCTGGGCTGGTATcttggacaaaaaattattagggcCATACTTTTACCAGGCGACCTGATTGGggaaatgtatttaattattgaaatgtaTTTGATAATCGCCTAAGATGAAAATTTGGCCGAACAAAATGATTGTTTTCAACAAGAGGGTGCATCACCCTATTACGCAGCACCTGTTTACCGATTGTCAAATGAGGAGTTCAGCAGGAAACGCCGATTGAATGTAAGGGACCTATCGATTGGCTTGCCAGATTCTCGGACCTTTCTCCGCTCGATTTTTTCCTTTGGGTCATTTAAAATCGGTTGTTTATAAAACGAAGCGTATGAAAGGGTCGTTAGTTGAGAATGTAAGAGAAATGGAAAACCGATTTTGATCTGTTACTGGTTTATGTGGGttaatgtttaaatatattatttcataagtttattGTTGTTAAGTAACTCAGaactttggtttttattttatagcaaTGATAggtttacttttaaataattattttgttctaaTAATAGTTACATCAACTTTTATTGtgttcattatttttatattaaaataattttgacaagctgccaaattgcaaaaaataacaGCAGATGTTTTAAACTTGAGGAATCCAATTAGAATATAAAGACCCCTGCTCTGTATTTTGAAGCTTCTTCTCTAACAtctcgattttttgtaataattccttATTTGTTGTTTCTAGTCAACTGATAATCTTCTCTTTAGCtttaatatgtttttgtttCTCTTCAATCAGTGTTTGATACAGAGAAAGTGATTCACCCTTGGTTATAATCGTTTCTGGCATATAGTACGTTTCACATTTTCGACATATTAGTTTTAGTTAACTTAGTTAATAGACTTTCATATTTCTTAGGGCTTCCGAGAAGATAAAAGGAACGCAATAAGATCAGTAAAACCATTATATTATGGTGCTTTTGGTTCATATGCTCCCAGTTATGACTCTGCGTTCTCAAACCTGACAAAAGAGGAATCCGCGTTGATTTTAAGGACTTACGGCAGCGACCAGGGCGTTCAATATGCTGAATCGATACAAGTGagtcaaaaattgatttttctttaaattaataatcatATATTTTCCTTAAGGATTTTGTTAAAGGTTGTGATTATGCGGAGCGACTAGTTGATTCTTTGCTCGATCTGCTCACTGGAGGTGACCATtctaaaactaaaactactttggacgataataaaaaactgaaagGTTCGCGAcaaattaattacaattttttatcatttttttaacgtGATTTCTTAGATGAAGAGGAAGCTGTTAGGACTGTCTTGGAAACCCCCAAGGTGGATAAAGTTAAAGTTAACGTGGACGACCTTAAGTCTCTTAaaggtttgtttttttaaagaacaaattacaaaaaaaacatttaaaaaatatgatttattttagatattggaATTGATGTGAATTTCTTGGAGGGAATGGAGGAGGATCTTAAAAAAGCCGAAGATCAACAGGAGATGCAGAAGAAACTTAACGACATGTGTCAGTTGCTGGAGAAATTGCAGAAAACTCAATATGAACGGTAAGATCTATCTTAATTATCTTAATAGTGATCGTATCAaatgaaaatcatttattttaaaatttatatgaaatgaGTAATAATATTGGAATAGTTAAAAGTACCCATAAATTTctatcttatttttaaagtagCTAGATGAGTAAATTCATCTGTTTGTACTATAATAATAAAGGGTTTCCCAATAAGAGCGCACgatttaattggtaaataaaagtcataatttattttaaactgagtgttatttatattttaatgtaaagctaatacactgcaattaaacgtgaaaaataatatctggcaaatggccgcctcgactttcgtgacagactcttattcgttttgagaaattttcaattacattttcacataattgcggcccaatttcgctaataatacgtctaatttcgtttttcaactgtggaattgttgttgggttattagcgtatacgagggattttaaaaaaccccaaagaaaaaagtcacaaggAGTTCAGGCCAGTTCTGGACTCAATTGAATTGCTTCACATGTAGTGTGATATGTCGCACCATCCTGGCGGTATGTGGTACCGCCACATACATAggtgttatttttatttgtcgcatccctaataattttatagattttttgatatttataccATTTTGCGTAATATGGCTTCTATAATATTcaaactttctttttttattaaataatgcatagttcctaaaaatttttgtaatcttcattaaatatttatatgattaatttttgttatagaCATGGAAAGCACGTAACAAATTGTTAATCTAACAGGGAgaatatttttgtagttttgagGTATGAATTATACAGTATTGGCctaaagtagatagacaaagtatttttaaatctaaacaaaaatgaaaaaaactataatccaggtatgaaaatatattttaaaa
This window encodes:
- the LOC126748341 gene encoding bromodomain-containing protein 7 isoform X2; the encoded protein is MERQVQNTLTHSAPNPFPKKHKKHKKEREEKDDKPQLKLILKAMSEKYACVGSNNPTPEHDEELGQQIMMAEGDEHTIILDPSDPAYALHRAHHKKSKKKKKKKDKNKDRDRDRERRHKHHHKDKKRKRDEMEDEDLETSSGGFPLLGSPSNAREPRTCVIKKIQEKAPLAKALDQLLTLLEKKDPQNFFAWPVTDAFAPGYSKIISKPMDFSTMRQKIEENQYNHLKEFTEDFHLMCDNAMKYNHTDTVYYKASKKLLLAGQKILQPEKLGWLLQVSPELTEAELGFEVTAEMRASAGRPEDTDGCVKVEAKEPPTSEEVVFNKKIFGGFLRYSFQILAQAKAAARHARARLKGYGPSMGYLRPRRDGSAQLSILVGNNLGKKKGVAPLGSIVGRLSDGTAHLQGFREDKRNAIRSVKPLYYGAFGSYAPSYDSAFSNLTKEESALILRTYGSDQGVQYAESIQDFVKGCDYAERLVDSLLDLLTGGDHSKTKTTLDDNKKLKDEEEAVRTVLETPKVDKVKVNVDDLKSLKDIGIDVNFLEGMEEDLKKAEDQQEMQKKLNDMCQLLEKLQKTQYERLSQPPPINLHNIPGPTKEEHHIANECVEGLAEITKKVTPAAVAPVPAIRRALGVPVVPVPDPEPDLEMELRQFLEQAQQPAHMETDNAIEEILME
- the LOC126748341 gene encoding bromodomain-containing protein 7 isoform X4 encodes the protein MERQVQNTLTHSAPNPFPKKHKKHKKEREEKDDKPQLKLILKAMSEKYACVGSNNPTPEHDEELGQQIMMAEGDEHTIILDPSDPAYALHRAHHKKSKKKKKKKDKNKDRDRDRERRHKHHHKDKKRKRDEMEDEGNAPDLETSSGGFPLLGSPSNAREPRTCVIKKIQEKAPLAKALDQLLTLLEKKDPQNFFAWPVTDAFAPGYSKIISKPMDFSTMRQKIEENQYNHLKEFTEDFHLMCDNAMKYNHTDTVYYKASKKLLLAGQKILQPEKLGWLLQVSPELTEAELGFEVTAEMRASAGRPEDTDGCVKVEAKEPPTSEEILAQAKAAARHARARLKGYGPSMGYLRPRRDGSAQLSILVGNNLGKKKGVAPLGSIVGRLSDGTAHLQGFREDKRNAIRSVKPLYYGAFGSYAPSYDSAFSNLTKEESALILRTYGSDQGVQYAESIQDFVKGCDYAERLVDSLLDLLTGGDHSKTKTTLDDNKKLKDEEEAVRTVLETPKVDKVKVNVDDLKSLKDIGIDVNFLEGMEEDLKKAEDQQEMQKKLNDMCQLLEKLQKTQYERLSQPPPINLHNIPGPTKEEHHIANECVEGLAEITKKVTPAAVAPVPAIRRALGVPVVPVPDPEPDLEMELRQFLEQAQQPAHMETDNAIEEILME
- the LOC126748341 gene encoding bromodomain-containing protein 7 isoform X1, which encodes MERQVQNTLTHSAPNPFPKKHKKHKKEREEKDDKPQLKLILKAMSEKYACVGSNNPTPEHDEELGQQIMMAEGDEHTIILDPSDPAYALHRAHHKKSKKKKKKKDKNKDRDRDRERRHKHHHKDKKRKRDEMEDEGNAPDLETSSGGFPLLGSPSNAREPRTCVIKKIQEKAPLAKALDQLLTLLEKKDPQNFFAWPVTDAFAPGYSKIISKPMDFSTMRQKIEENQYNHLKEFTEDFHLMCDNAMKYNHTDTVYYKASKKLLLAGQKILQPEKLGWLLQVSPELTEAELGFEVTAEMRASAGRPEDTDGCVKVEAKEPPTSEEVVFNKKIFGGFLRYSFQILAQAKAAARHARARLKGYGPSMGYLRPRRDGSAQLSILVGNNLGKKKGVAPLGSIVGRLSDGTAHLQGFREDKRNAIRSVKPLYYGAFGSYAPSYDSAFSNLTKEESALILRTYGSDQGVQYAESIQDFVKGCDYAERLVDSLLDLLTGGDHSKTKTTLDDNKKLKDEEEAVRTVLETPKVDKVKVNVDDLKSLKDIGIDVNFLEGMEEDLKKAEDQQEMQKKLNDMCQLLEKLQKTQYERLSQPPPINLHNIPGPTKEEHHIANECVEGLAEITKKVTPAAVAPVPAIRRALGVPVVPVPDPEPDLEMELRQFLEQAQQPAHMETDNAIEEILME
- the LOC126748341 gene encoding bromodomain-containing protein 7 isoform X3, producing MERQVQNTLTHSAPNPFPKKHKKHKKEREEKDDKPQLKLILKVGSNNPTPEHDEELGQQIMMAEGDEHTIILDPSDPAYALHRAHHKKSKKKKKKKDKNKDRDRDRERRHKHHHKDKKRKRDEMEDEGNAPDLETSSGGFPLLGSPSNAREPRTCVIKKIQEKAPLAKALDQLLTLLEKKDPQNFFAWPVTDAFAPGYSKIISKPMDFSTMRQKIEENQYNHLKEFTEDFHLMCDNAMKYNHTDTVYYKASKKLLLAGQKILQPEKLGWLLQVSPELTEAELGFEVTAEMRASAGRPEDTDGCVKVEAKEPPTSEEVVFNKKIFGGFLRYSFQILAQAKAAARHARARLKGYGPSMGYLRPRRDGSAQLSILVGNNLGKKKGVAPLGSIVGRLSDGTAHLQGFREDKRNAIRSVKPLYYGAFGSYAPSYDSAFSNLTKEESALILRTYGSDQGVQYAESIQDFVKGCDYAERLVDSLLDLLTGGDHSKTKTTLDDNKKLKDEEEAVRTVLETPKVDKVKVNVDDLKSLKDIGIDVNFLEGMEEDLKKAEDQQEMQKKLNDMCQLLEKLQKTQYERLSQPPPINLHNIPGPTKEEHHIANECVEGLAEITKKVTPAAVAPVPAIRRALGVPVVPVPDPEPDLEMELRQFLEQAQQPAHMETDNAIEEILME